TCGTTGCGGCGTCGCTGGCAGTCCTCGTCTGGGACCTGCGGACGAACAACTCCGAACTGAAGAGTCTGATGCAGTTCGTCTGGGGATTCACCGTGTTGTACTCCGGCCCGTTCGGACTGGCGGGCTACTGGTATTCGGGACGCACGCAGATAGACCACGACTCGCTGTGGCGCAAGGGGTTCCGCTCGGTCAGCCACTGCTACTCTGGCTGTGGTACCGGCGAGGTGCTGGGCATCTCGATGGCGATAGGCCTGTTCGCGTTCAAGACCACCGGGACAGTAATTCTCACGTTCTCGCTGGCGTACTTCTTCGGCTACGCAATGACGGTCGGGCCGCTGA
The sequence above is a segment of the Halorussus halophilus genome. Coding sequences within it:
- a CDS encoding DUF4396 domain-containing protein codes for the protein MGLQQTLQNVLTNPTFLAAWGAVVAASLAVLVWDLRTNNSELKSLMQFVWGFTVLYSGPFGLAGYWYSGRTQIDHDSLWRKGFRSVSHCYSGCGTGEVLGISMAIGLFAFKTTGTVILTFSLAYFFGYAMTVGPLMQEGVGLREALWDAFYSETASITVMEIVAIGTDIWLAGEAGMGDVLFWTGLVFSLTMGLLAAYPVNVALIRLGVKEGMMNPAKMGTEMGS